The Cervus canadensis isolate Bull #8, Minnesota chromosome X, ASM1932006v1, whole genome shotgun sequence genome contains the following window.
GatgaatttttttaacatttccttaCTGGTGAACATGTATATTAACTCTtgtttctataaatattaataattttgcaattaatattcttatatatagATGTTTATGGCCATTATGACCAGCATCTTTGGATAATTTTTACAAGTAAAAAGTCAAAGGGTACTTCTGGCTCAAGGTTGAAAAAGTGCTGAAACCTTCCTCtctcaaacagagaaagatatcAAAACGAGTATTTACAAGTGTATCACTATACCCACAGTAAGGGAACTCTCTGAAgaccaaaaatgaaaatactgaagttCATAAAGTATTTCTGAGACATTTGCAAGTGCTGATTTATTTCAGAGTTTaccaagaaaatagaaatttaagcataaatattaaatacagGTGCtcaggccaggtgcactggggaatcaggtgggggggaggtgggaggggggatcgggatggggaataaaaataagaaaaaaaaaagaagttgaaaaaaaaataaatacataagtttagtaaaaaataagaaaaatagaatatgtaACTTCAAAAAAAGTAGGGAAGAAAGTCAACATAGAAAACTGTGTTTATTCTAAGAagaatgtaaagaagaaaatactaacaaagaggaaaaaaccaCAGAGAAAATCATAGCAAATAGAGAATACACATCATAAAAGATATGATGGAAGAAATGCacacaaaatttttattaatcataataaatgttaagtaattaaacttgtgtttgtatttttaaacaaacaataCAGTATTCATAAGGCccatatgtaaaacaaaatgatataGATAATGTTGAATATAAAGGGTAACAAAAGGTATTCCAAATACTAATAGAAATAAAGGTGATAGAGTAATAAAAACACGaaacaaaacagaattcaaagtaaacacattaaaaagttaaataagggTTATCTCATATTCATTAAAGGACCAATTCACTGAGAAGATAAAATAGTCATCAAATATGGTTCCTTCAAGAAACAGAATTTATTCATATAAAATCTcacaattcattttaaaaaaaggtagaaaGCTTATAAACTTATTTTATGAAACTAGCAAATTTCCTTTCTATTAGGCAAGtactccaggaaaaaaataatgtttttcctctgatgttaCTATGTCTGAATAAATGTAACTCTCAGAGGAAGACAAAACTTAGAGCAGAGTTTCTCAGCTTCAGTAATATTGACATTTTTGGCTGGATAATTATTTCTTGGGGGGATGGAtaggatgtttaacagcatcccCAGCCTCTATCCACTAGAAGTCAGTagcactcccctcccccatccagcTATGACAACCAAAAACGTCTCCAGATATTGTTAAATGTTCTCTGAGAGGCAACACCACTCCCAGTTGAAAACCACTTAGTGAATCTCAGAGAAAGGGAGCTGGAAAGATTAGGTTAACTCAAAGCTGAACTCATCGTATGAATAAATTTCAAGTTATATGAGTCAATAAATTTCTTTactatttaaactattttaagaCTAGTTTTCAGTTACTTGCAGACAAAAGCATCAAAAAAGTTACACTCTGTCCCTAAACCAAGTTCTCTCCAATTTTGTCAGAAACTAGTTGCTATTTCTTGTAATTAATTTTTCCCATTGAACTTCAGACAAcatcaagccaaaaaaaaaaaaaaaaattccagttggaactttttaaaactataatgtATTTGTACAGAATTTCCATCATTATAACATATGGTTTTCCATCAAAGATCACGGTTTTTCATTCAATTTTCAGATGACCCTTTCTACTTCTAAACACAATTGTAAAATTTTGCCATGTTGATATTTCATACTTCCTGTTGAGTTtgcttatgtatttttgttttgttgctatAATAAGTGGCATTATTTCCCTAATGTGATTTCTGATTTATAATATAATTTCTGAGTGACACTGAAATTAATCGAATGTAATTGTCTATTTCAAGGGTCAAAGAACTAAATCCTTCAAGCCAAACCTGAAAAACGTGTgttcttgtaaataaagttttacaaaTTCAGATTCATTCGTTTACTTACCATCCATGGCTGCTTTCACACTGCAACAGCAGAATTGAGTAGCTACAACAGAGACCATGTGGTCCTAAAATATCTACtctctggtcctttacagaagtTTACCGACTTCTACTTCCATGAACTCTTGTTAGTTTCAATCAGTTTTCAATTAAGTCTGTCAGGTTATCTAGATTATCAATCATcagataaacatatttttatctcttttccaaaatttattCCTCTTATTTGGGAGCCTGGTTGCTAGCTTGCTTGCCTGTTATCAATGAACTACCTAAAACTTTTTCTGACAGTaacaaaaatgcttttaaagtgtGATTATTGAGTATAATCTGACGTTGGGTTTGAAgtagctattttttatttttaaaaaagatctttctTACTCTCAGCCTTTTAATCTTGAATGCATTCTGAATTACATTAATTATCTTTTGATGAGCTATTAATCTGGGTTATTTCAGACTTGATGATCAActatctttgcattcctgggatatgTCATCTTTCCTATTTATTCCTACATTTTCTCAGGAGCATATAGGACTATTCACATCAATATTTGCAAGTATAATCAGTCTGTTtacttcttgttcttttttttgtcaGGTTTTATcagaattttaatatattagtTATATAAACAAGAAAGTTATTCCTTATATATAGTTACTATAAAAAATGGTTTGTACCTGAAGTAATGAAGAATATTCCAGTACAAAACTATCTCAGTAAGGAGAGAGTTCTTAGAGCTTATTTTTCAACAactcttttaatcttttcttccaCAGCTACtgatctcttcatttttctaCATCCTGAGATAATTTTAGCCATTTgagttttttgaaaaatcaatatCTTGAGTTTTTCAAATGTATTAGAAGAGAAATACATGTAGAagtctgttatttttaaaagcctctctgtgtctattatttatataattttgtattcttaatcttatatattttctcctttttgatttttttctttcctctatctTTCATTTTTCCTAATTATATTTTCCAGGAAGGTATAAACTTCCCACTGCAATTATCTGCCCTTGaacttattttattaattctgTGTATTCAATTTTATGctttataaatttcctttttcatttggcATTAGAGGGTTATTAGTGAACATTAAAAGCAGTTTCTCACAATAACACAATAACATgatcttccctcttccttctacATTCTAATCCAAACACAAATATTTGCAGGCAGCTGAAAGTCCTTAAAATTTGgttctatattttggaaatgacatAATGGAAAACAGatcaacatttttataaaaagcagagaaaaatagttataataaaaattttcaaaataaagagataCTACTATGTTTTACAAAGCACAAAAACAGACCCCACTAATAGAAAATGCAACAAACAACTAGATTAAAAGTGTATAATCTCTCAaaacttaaaagtcaacattcaaaaaactaagatcacagcatccagttccatcacatcatggcaaatagatgaggaaacaacagaaactgtgacagactttattttcttgggctccaaaatcactgcagatggtgactgcaaccatgaaactaaaagatacttgctctttggaagaaaagctatgaccaacctagacagcatatttaaagcatatttaaaaacagagatggtaatgataaccctatatgcaaaacagaaaaagagacacagatgtacagaacagacttttgaactctgtgggagaaggcgagggtgggatgtttcgagagaacagcatcgaaacatgtatattatctatggtgaaacagatcagaacccaggttggatgcatgagacaagtgctcgggcctggtgcactgggaagacccagagggatcgggtagagagggaggggggagggggggatcgggatggggaatacatgtaaatccatggctgattcatgtcaatgtatgacaaaaaccactacaatattgtaaagtaattagcctccaactaataaaaataaataaaaaataataataataaaagcagagacactttgccaacaaaggtctgtctagtcaaagccatggtttttccagtagtcatgtatggatgtgagagttgtaccgtaaagaaagctgagccccgaagaattgatgcttttgaactgctgtactagagaagactcttgagagtcccttggactgcaaggagatcaaaccagtcaatcctaaaagaaattagtcttgaatattcattggaaggactgatactgaagctgaagctccaatactttggccacctgatgtggagaactgactcattggtaaagaccctgaaggggatgacagaggatgagatggttagatggcatcaccaacccgatggacatgagttggagcaagctctggaagttggtgatggacaagggagcctgtcatgctgcagtccatggggtctcagagagtcagacacgactgagcaactgaactgaactgaactgaactaatctcTCAAAGAATTGGTAAAATAAAAGTATGGTTGTggtggtttagccgctaagttgtgtcccactctttgcaatcctgtagcctgccaggctcctctgaccatgggattctccaggcaagaatactgaagtgggtagccattttccttctctggaaataaaactttgttttatttataaatttgcaatgtttttttttccttaatttgaaagaacaaaattctggAAAGTGTATCAACAGGCCCTTTTCAGGCAATAGTATAAATTTATACACCATTTGAAGGGATAACTCATAAGTATGAAGCAAATGCTTAAAGGGGTTATAATAGGCAAAATCACTTCTTCAATTCTATCTTAAGGAAAAATTCATCATGCtattatgtataattataaaatttcatataaacCTAAAGTTCCAAAATAttaataggaaaatatttaaattatgacTGATTGTCTtgataaaattgatttaaaatatttataaatatgttaacatgaaaaatatttatgcataACTATTAAGAGGCAGTTTTTATAAACTGTGTAATAAcatatttccaaaaatattttcttttctgttttatgcaCAGAGactgtatatctatctatctgaagagagagagaaatcacatACCATTTCAccgaaatattaatatttatgttaaGGTCATGAGATtacaagttatttaattttatattttactgctGTAACTTGCCATATTTTCTTCTGAGTCATAATTCACTTAAcacaaaattcaccattttaaagtatacatttgAGGGGTTTGTAGGATATTCACTATGCTATGCAACCATCAacactaattccagaacattttcatcaacacTAAGAGAGTTCCTGTAACTATCAGTGGTTAGTCCTagtccttctctctccccttcccatgGCAACTGCTAATCAACTTTCAATCTATATGCAGATTTAAATGGATTAATAtagacatttcatgtaaatggaatatGTGGCCTTTGTGTCagccttctttcatttagcataattttttttttttaatgactagtCTTTACTGGAAAGAAGAAATTCCATATCACATTCTGAGTGCGTTACTGTAATAGCTCAGTGGGCCAGCTGGTGTGGCACCAGCTTGTAATGGGTTCCACAGCTGGGGCAACGCTCGGCCTCGCCTTTGCGCAGCCAGAACCAGATGACAGTACTGTTGTCTTCTTCACAGATGCAGCCCACTATCCACTTGTTGGTGATGGAGGGGACTAAATTAGGGTCTTCCTTGGTACCTGAGGTTGCCTTTGGGGCAAGTATATTATATGGGTCCTGTCCCTTGCGTGC
Protein-coding sequences here:
- the LOC122434949 gene encoding cytochrome c oxidase subunit 5B, mitochondrial-like — its product is MASRLLRGAGALASQALRARGPNGVSVVRSMASGGGVPTDEEQATGLEKEVMLAARKGQDPYNILAPKATSGTKEDPNLVPSITNKWIVGCICEEDNSTVIWFWLRKGEAERCPSCGTHYKLVPHQLAH